TTACGTCATTCATCACTTTCCTGTTCTCTCTCtccatttccaattttttttccccCACATGATTACTTTCCATCTAGTTTCCATATTCAAGCATGCACAAAGTAGGAACTTACTAAAATACTCACCAATTTTGTGAGAAATGATGATGAACCATCTAAGAAGCGAAAGGTTATAACTAGAAGATTATCATCAAATATGATTGCTAGTTACTATATGCAAGATAATCGTTACCATTAGTGGGGAAAAACTTGGACCTGGCTTTTCTAAAGTAAGCAATTTACTTCAGAGGATAAAATAATTACTAGTAACTTTTTATGATAAAACAAGctttaataattgatttttcttCTCAACAACTTAAATAATTTACAGGTATAGCATACACAACATATATTGGTATGGGGTATCAGCACCAGCTAAAATTTGAAACCATGCTACTTAAAGGTCCCATCCCATCAAATAAGATTCATGAAGTTCCATTAGCATTCATCTCCTCTCACCACCATTCAAAGAATTCAACTCCATTTTTCTTGTTTAGCTATAAGAGCCCTCtggccataacttttttttttttctcaaaagttTTCTTTCCACCTTTCAGAAGCTTGACCTAACAAGCAATTCGATACTTTGAGTGGCACCACTTCTGctttataaagtttttttactagtagtttcttaaatcttaaGAATCCGATTTTCCACATCAATATTTCCTAATAATCGATCCTAACTAACATACACAAACCAGAACAAGCAAGACAACAATATACCCTTGCATAAATTCCCACATATTCCAAACCGCCCTATTCAAGAAACtaccttaaataaataaaaaaaatatgcactCCCTTGTCCAAATCAACAAAATTGAAACCTCAATAATTGACAACATTAACCCAAAACCAGAACAAGAACAACTCTAgccacataattaaaaaaaagtaaacgcaaagaaaaagcaaacaaataaataaatctagCCAACCAAATTAAACACACGTCATCCTCACCTTTTTCCCCAGCTTGACTTAATAAACACCCAAACAAACaccaccaacaaaaaaaaaaggcaaaagtgaagaaaaaaaaaaagaaaaagcgcACCTCTTCTTTGCTTAACGACGACCTTAGCGGGCTTGGATCGGGTAACGGGCCCAGCCTCTTCCTCCTGAGGCGGAAAGAGAACGCCGTCAATTCCCTGAACGGAGATCCGTCCATCCGTGTAAATATCGGGGTCGAACAAGTACGCGGAAGTGTCCCCGTGCCCGAACTTAACGGAGCCGTCAGCCTCCTGCGCCGTCACCTTGTGCGGCAACCGTAAGGTGTCGTAACGGACCTTCCCGAACCTTCTAACGGCATTGTACATGCTCTCCTCGGTCTGATACTCAGGAATCAAATGATAATACATAATCTGTTCGGGCGAACCCGGTTCACTTAACTGGTCCGTGGTTAACTTCGCCATGGCCTCGTCGTTTGGAGCCAACACCGTCAACACGTAACCCTCCGAAACCAACCGTCCCATCTCCGTCGCCAGTGACGTTAAGTTTACCAGAATATCCGCCATCTCGTTGTAACCGCCGTAATGGAGAAGCGTGTGGATGAAGTCTTTTACTTGCTTCTCCCCATTGAAGTGGTGGCGGGGCCCCCCAGGCCCCGGCGCTGGCGCCGGAGCTAGCGAGGGCCCCGGCGCCATCGCGTCGTAGATCGGGAGCGCCGGCGGAGAACCCGCCGGCGATGCCGGCGCTGGTTTTTTTAACCTGTGGGTTCGCGGGTCGACCTCCGGGGAGGGTTCGGGTTTCACGGCCGCGATGGAGATCAGATTCCGGCGACGGTTGAATTCGTCTTGGACGGAGCGAGGGATTAGTAAAGTGTCGATGCCGTGGATCACTCCGTCGGGTCGGGTCACTGAATCCGGGTTCATGACCCGGGAAGAATCGACATTCCAGTGAGTCAAATTCAGGGACTGGAGAGTGAGGTGGTGGTTCGGAGCTAGCGTTCGGTGCCGGGTCGGGTTATTTGGCCTACCCGGCTTGCCCGTCCCGGTTAGGTATTCGGGTTTGATGATTCTTTTGGGGACGATGTGGGACAAAAGGAGAGTTTGGAGGGATTGGAGATTGCGGGGTTCGAGGAGGAAGCGCTTGAAATCAGGGTCGAGATCGCGTTCGAGGGCTTCATTTCTGGGAGCGAAGATTGTGATGTTGTTGTTCATCACGGTGTTCTCCAGCGTCTGCAAAAGCATGGCTTTTTCCACAAGCTCAGCTACTTCGGTGTAATGCGAGTCCAGCAGAGCGACGAGGATTGAGTTTGAGTTTATCTGACCCTGCGAGAGGGAGAATGTGAGGGTtgggaggaggaagaggaggatcGTGACGCCATAGATGCGAAAATACATGGCGGATTTATCTGTGTTCAGAGTTCAGACAGAACAGAGACAGTGCCTATGTTATGTATGTTCTGTAGCGGTGTGTTTGTGTTGGAGACaaaggttttttgtttttgtttattgttgagGTTGTTCATTAATGGATGTGGGTAAATCAAGGGGTGTCGGTTCCTTTGTAAAAATCATTGATGGCTTACGTGGCGGGGTTTGATTGGCTCTTTGAGGGGAGAGGGAAGTGAGAAACTGAGTTCTATTGGTGTGGGGTCCAGTAACCCCAACTGCTACCTGGCTCGTGAATAAATGAAGGATAGATAGATAAACCCGCTTTCATtattgtcaataattttttttttcttacaatctTCAAGTGTTTTGACTGTCTCTACTCtctactttctttctttccgcgcatttatttacttttcatgtttttgaGTGCATGTtatcagataaaaaaatacatttgagaaaagagaaattttgacaaaacattataatatttgtttttttttattaattgaatttgTATTAGATTAAATACATACAcaatatacaatatttttaactttaattcaGACGTATTCTAAATAAGTTGTAGAGTGAAGACCGTGAACACAAAgacacttttttaaaattttatttttaagtagcTAGTTT
Above is a window of Glycine soja cultivar W05 chromosome 12, ASM419377v2, whole genome shotgun sequence DNA encoding:
- the LOC114379923 gene encoding fasciclin-like arabinogalactan protein 16, with the protein product MYFRIYGVTILLFLLPTLTFSLSQGQINSNSILVALLDSHYTEVAELVEKAMLLQTLENTVMNNNITIFAPRNEALERDLDPDFKRFLLEPRNLQSLQTLLLSHIVPKRIIKPEYLTGTGKPGRPNNPTRHRTLAPNHHLTLQSLNLTHWNVDSSRVMNPDSVTRPDGVIHGIDTLLIPRSVQDEFNRRRNLISIAAVKPEPSPEVDPRTHRLKKPAPASPAGSPPALPIYDAMAPGPSLAPAPAPGPGGPRHHFNGEKQVKDFIHTLLHYGGYNEMADILVNLTSLATEMGRLVSEGYVLTVLAPNDEAMAKLTTDQLSEPGSPEQIMYYHLIPEYQTEESMYNAVRRFGKVRYDTLRLPHKVTAQEADGSVKFGHGDTSAYLFDPDIYTDGRISVQGIDGVLFPPQEEEAGPVTRSKPAKVVVKQRRGKLLETACWMLGSFGQNSRFISCQ